A genome region from Streptomyces antimycoticus includes the following:
- a CDS encoding response regulator transcription factor translates to MTRILIVDDQDDMRAGIRTMLALDPSLVVAGDLSDGLQVVPFLRDHPVDLVLMDIRMPGIDGVEATRRIRKEHPPEELRVIVLTTFDQDDIVLAALRAGANGFLSKTVSPAELVAGISEVVRGGGALSAAATAALIGHMTDSPPPVIDRELLRRFDALTPRERDVVVLVASGLGNEEIAAQMSVSPFTVKTHAVRAMTKVGARDRAQLVSFTFRAGLYP, encoded by the coding sequence ATGACCCGGATTCTGATCGTCGACGACCAGGACGACATGAGGGCCGGCATCCGAACGATGCTTGCGCTCGACCCGAGTCTGGTTGTCGCGGGTGATCTCTCCGATGGACTCCAGGTCGTCCCCTTCCTCCGGGACCACCCCGTCGACCTGGTCTTGATGGACATCCGGATGCCCGGCATCGACGGTGTCGAAGCCACCCGCCGGATCCGCAAAGAGCATCCGCCCGAAGAGCTGCGGGTGATCGTGCTGACCACTTTCGACCAGGACGACATCGTTCTCGCCGCCCTTCGCGCGGGCGCCAACGGCTTCCTGAGCAAGACCGTGAGCCCTGCCGAACTCGTCGCCGGAATCAGTGAGGTCGTCCGCGGTGGCGGTGCGCTGTCGGCCGCCGCGACGGCCGCGCTCATCGGTCATATGACCGACAGCCCGCCCCCGGTGATCGACCGGGAACTGCTGCGACGCTTCGACGCTCTGACCCCCAGGGAGCGGGACGTCGTCGTTCTCGTCGCAAGCGGTCTCGGCAACGAGGAGATCGCGGCCCAGATGTCCGTGTCGCCGTTCACCGTGAAGACGCATGCGGTGCGGGCCATGACGAAGGTCGGCGCACGTGATCGGGCGCAACTCGTCTCGTTCACCTTCCGGGCCGGCCTCTATCCCTGA
- a CDS encoding helix-turn-helix domain-containing protein encodes MPGTDTPTESIGARIREFRLIRDYSLSELGRRAHVSTSQLSRIENGERYPSEPIIASVARALGVGVSVLRGQPYIQALQKDQLDALLTPISTSFDDWDIPPDDGPPPRPLETLEAETAQLVQLRVKAEFLQIAERLPGLISEAAIATQIQAAPGHRRERAHDLQAEVSRTAAIVAYRLGYMDLARLALSRMAVAAPQSGDPRQVAIERYERAQMAADNSRLDRGISLMRHALRDLDDDGGRATRAVRGTLQLRAAVLSARDGDEGGAGDWLGEAAELADETGETRDYALAFGPLNVRLHQIAAAGDRDEHAEALDHALQVSLPDDYPPTRAAHYWIDRARAEAWTAQHDDALDSLRAARAASSQLTRYHHSAHETVATLLRARQRADERLREFAEWCGV; translated from the coding sequence ATGCCCGGCACCGACACGCCCACAGAAAGCATCGGCGCACGCATCCGCGAGTTCCGTCTCATCCGTGACTACTCCCTCTCTGAACTCGGGCGTCGCGCGCACGTCTCCACCAGCCAGCTCTCCCGAATCGAGAACGGCGAGCGGTACCCCAGCGAGCCCATCATCGCGTCCGTCGCCCGTGCGCTCGGCGTAGGCGTCTCCGTCCTGCGAGGCCAGCCCTACATCCAAGCTCTCCAGAAAGATCAACTGGACGCCCTGCTCACTCCCATCAGCACCTCGTTCGACGACTGGGACATCCCACCGGACGACGGCCCGCCTCCCCGTCCGCTCGAGACGCTGGAGGCTGAGACCGCGCAGCTCGTACAGCTCCGGGTGAAGGCCGAATTCCTCCAGATCGCCGAACGCTTGCCGGGCCTGATCAGTGAGGCCGCGATCGCCACCCAGATACAGGCTGCACCAGGTCATCGCAGGGAGCGGGCCCATGATCTACAGGCGGAAGTCTCACGCACCGCGGCGATCGTCGCGTATCGCCTCGGCTACATGGACCTCGCTCGTCTCGCGCTGTCCCGGATGGCGGTCGCCGCGCCGCAGTCCGGCGACCCTCGCCAGGTCGCGATCGAGCGATACGAGCGGGCACAGATGGCGGCGGACAACTCTCGTCTGGACCGAGGCATCTCGCTGATGCGGCACGCGTTGCGGGACCTGGACGACGACGGCGGTCGTGCCACACGAGCAGTGCGCGGCACGCTTCAGCTCCGAGCCGCTGTACTGTCCGCACGCGATGGCGACGAAGGCGGGGCTGGCGATTGGCTCGGAGAGGCCGCCGAACTGGCAGACGAGACAGGGGAAACGCGGGACTACGCTCTGGCCTTCGGTCCGCTGAACGTCCGACTGCACCAGATCGCAGCGGCTGGTGATCGGGATGAGCACGCGGAAGCACTCGACCACGCCCTTCAGGTGAGCCTGCCGGATGACTATCCGCCGACGCGGGCGGCGCATTACTGGATCGACCGGGCCCGCGCCGAGGCGTGGACGGCGCAACACGACGATGCGCTGGATTCGTTGCGCGCGGCGCGTGCCGCATCGTCCCAGTTGACGCGCTATCACCATTCGGCGCACGAGACGGTGGCAACGCTGCTGCGGGCGCGACAGCGTGCGGACGAGCGTCTGAGAGAGTTCGCGGAGTGGTGTGGCGTGTAG
- a CDS encoding methyltransferase domain-containing protein: MHEDWRPRHAALLEALAASGELPEAWHSAFAAVPRHHFIPGDIWEQRTTCVPVTTDAAWWDLVYRDVPIVTQVDDGQSDGPGIATSSNSMPTMVARMLAALEVADGQCVLEIGTGSGWNAALLAARLGSQNVTTVEVDPVLAEKAAKAIKEAGYSPDVVWGDGAQGWESGAPYDRIIATCSVRRIPHAWVRQTTPGGLILAPLAGDFWSGALVRLAVAGDGVATGRFIGGARFMPMRSERPGPDLPVDSGTGRRGTTGELPVDATTGLGFALYAGAKLPGVVMADGAPEGRYQIWLHDRNGSAATVTRKEVWQYGPRQLWEEATAVHKAYVNEGSPDGGDFGLTVSPGGQRLWLRSPDAPLG, translated from the coding sequence ATGCACGAGGACTGGCGACCACGTCACGCGGCACTGCTGGAAGCCCTCGCCGCGTCCGGCGAACTCCCGGAAGCGTGGCACTCGGCCTTCGCCGCTGTCCCACGCCACCACTTCATCCCCGGCGACATCTGGGAACAGCGGACCACCTGTGTCCCCGTCACGACGGACGCGGCCTGGTGGGACCTCGTCTACCGGGATGTGCCGATCGTGACGCAGGTGGACGACGGACAGAGCGACGGCCCCGGGATCGCGACCTCGTCCAACTCCATGCCCACGATGGTGGCGCGCATGCTCGCCGCGCTCGAGGTCGCGGACGGGCAGTGCGTGTTGGAGATCGGCACCGGCAGCGGCTGGAACGCCGCACTCCTCGCCGCGCGCCTGGGGAGCCAGAACGTCACCACCGTCGAAGTCGATCCGGTGCTGGCGGAGAAGGCCGCGAAGGCCATCAAGGAGGCCGGATACAGCCCTGACGTCGTGTGGGGCGACGGCGCACAGGGGTGGGAATCCGGGGCGCCGTACGACCGGATCATCGCGACCTGTTCGGTGCGCCGCATCCCCCACGCATGGGTACGGCAGACCACGCCGGGCGGGCTCATCCTCGCCCCGCTGGCGGGGGACTTCTGGTCCGGGGCGCTGGTACGGCTCGCCGTGGCCGGTGACGGGGTCGCCACCGGCCGGTTCATCGGCGGCGCCCGGTTCATGCCGATGCGCTCGGAGCGCCCCGGCCCGGACCTCCCGGTGGACAGCGGAACCGGGCGGCGCGGCACCACCGGCGAGCTTCCCGTCGACGCCACGACCGGCCTCGGCTTCGCGCTCTACGCGGGCGCGAAACTGCCGGGCGTGGTCATGGCCGACGGAGCACCGGAGGGCAGGTATCAGATCTGGCTGCACGATCGAAACGGGTCGGCGGCCACGGTCACCCGGAAGGAGGTGTGGCAGTACGGCCCACGCCAGTTGTGGGAGGAGGCCACTGCCGTGCACAAGGCGTATGTGAACGAGGGCAGCCCGGACGGCGGCGACTTCGGGCTGACCGTGTCCCCCGGCGGACAGCGACTCTGGCTCCGCTCACCTGACGCACCCCTCGGCTGA
- the ppdK gene encoding pyruvate, phosphate dikinase, producing the protein MPETQDQQKFVYDFTEGNKDLKDLLGGKGANLAEMTNLGLPVPPGFTITTEACKVYLDSGEEPAALRDEVSAHLDALEAKMGKKLGQADDPLLVSVRSGAKFSMPGMMDTVLNIGLSDQSVAGLAAQAGDDRFAWDSYRRLIQMFGKTVLGVDGDLFEEAIEDAKQAKGVTVDVDLDAADLKKLVGEFKNIVAKETGRGFPQEPREQMDLAVRAVFDSWNGDRAKLYRRQERIPHDLGTAVNICSMVFGNLGPDSGTGVAFTRDPASGHQGVYGDYLQNAQGEDVVAGIRNTVPLADLERIDQQSYDQLMQIMETLETHYKDLCDIEFTIERGKLWMLQTRVGKRTAGAAFRIATQLVDQGLIDEAEALRRVTGAQLAQLMFPRFDDEVASGDTVQKIGRGIAASPGAAVGKAVFDSYTAVKWSRSGEKVILIRRETNPDDLDGMIAAEGILTSRGGKTSHAAVVARGMGKTCVCGAEELEVDTKRRRMTVPGRDGKDGIVIEEGDVVSIDGSSGKVYLGEVPVVPSPVVEYFEGRMHAGADDADELVGAVHRIMAYADRVRRLRVRANADNAEDAARARRFGAQGIGLCRTEHMFLGERREMVERLILAHTDEERDTALAGLLPLQRDDFVELFEAMDGLPVTVRLLDPPLHEFLPDITELSVRVALAESRKDHNENDLRLLQAVHRLHEQNPMLGLRGVRLGLVIPGLFAMQVRAIAEAAAERSNAKADPRAEIMIPLVGTVQELEIVREEAERVIAEVEQARGVDLKLTLGTMIELPRAALTAAQIAESADFFSFGTNDLTQTVWGFSRDDVEASFFTAYLEKGIFGVSPFETIDKDGVGALVRDAAQAGRATRPDLKLGICGEHGGDPESVHFFHEVGLDYVSCSPFRIPVARLEAGRAAANGR; encoded by the coding sequence GTGCCGGAAACACAAGATCAGCAGAAGTTCGTTTACGACTTCACCGAGGGCAACAAGGATCTCAAAGACCTGCTCGGCGGTAAGGGAGCCAATCTCGCCGAGATGACCAATCTCGGTCTCCCCGTGCCACCGGGCTTCACCATCACCACCGAGGCATGCAAGGTCTACCTCGACAGCGGTGAGGAACCCGCAGCCCTGCGCGACGAGGTGAGTGCGCACCTCGATGCCCTCGAAGCGAAGATGGGCAAGAAACTCGGCCAGGCGGACGACCCCCTCCTCGTATCCGTACGCTCCGGCGCCAAGTTCTCGATGCCCGGCATGATGGACACCGTCCTCAACATCGGCCTCTCGGACCAGTCCGTGGCCGGGCTCGCCGCGCAGGCGGGTGACGACCGGTTCGCCTGGGACTCCTACCGGCGACTCATCCAGATGTTCGGCAAGACCGTGCTCGGCGTGGACGGCGACCTCTTCGAGGAGGCCATCGAGGACGCCAAGCAGGCCAAGGGCGTCACCGTGGACGTGGACCTCGACGCCGCGGACCTCAAGAAGCTGGTCGGCGAGTTCAAGAACATCGTCGCCAAGGAGACCGGCCGGGGCTTCCCGCAGGAGCCGCGCGAGCAGATGGACCTCGCCGTACGGGCGGTGTTCGACTCCTGGAACGGCGACCGCGCCAAGCTCTACCGCCGCCAGGAGCGCATCCCCCACGACCTCGGCACCGCGGTCAACATCTGCTCCATGGTCTTCGGCAACCTCGGCCCCGACTCGGGCACCGGCGTCGCCTTCACCCGCGACCCGGCCAGCGGCCACCAGGGCGTCTACGGCGACTACCTGCAGAACGCCCAGGGCGAGGACGTGGTCGCGGGCATCCGCAACACGGTCCCGCTGGCCGACCTCGAGCGGATCGACCAGCAGTCCTACGACCAGCTCATGCAGATCATGGAAACCCTCGAGACGCACTACAAGGACCTGTGCGACATCGAGTTCACCATCGAGCGCGGCAAGCTGTGGATGCTGCAGACCCGGGTCGGCAAGCGCACCGCCGGGGCCGCCTTCCGCATCGCCACCCAGCTCGTCGACCAGGGGCTCATCGACGAGGCCGAGGCGCTGCGCCGGGTCACCGGGGCGCAGCTCGCCCAGCTGATGTTCCCGCGCTTCGACGACGAGGTGGCCTCCGGCGACACCGTCCAGAAGATCGGGCGGGGCATCGCCGCGTCCCCGGGCGCCGCGGTCGGCAAGGCCGTCTTCGACTCGTACACCGCCGTCAAGTGGTCGCGCTCGGGCGAGAAGGTCATCCTGATCCGCCGGGAGACCAACCCCGACGACCTCGACGGCATGATCGCCGCGGAGGGCATTCTGACCTCGCGCGGCGGCAAGACCTCACACGCCGCCGTCGTCGCCCGCGGCATGGGCAAGACCTGTGTGTGCGGCGCCGAGGAGCTCGAAGTCGACACCAAGCGGCGCCGGATGACGGTCCCCGGCCGGGACGGCAAGGACGGCATCGTCATCGAGGAGGGCGACGTCGTCTCGATCGACGGCTCCTCCGGCAAGGTCTACCTCGGCGAGGTCCCGGTGGTGCCCTCGCCGGTCGTGGAGTACTTCGAGGGCCGCATGCACGCGGGCGCCGACGACGCCGACGAGCTGGTCGGCGCGGTGCACCGGATCATGGCGTACGCGGACCGGGTGCGCCGGCTGCGCGTACGGGCCAACGCGGACAACGCCGAGGACGCCGCCCGCGCCCGGCGGTTCGGCGCCCAGGGCATCGGGCTGTGCCGCACCGAGCACATGTTCCTCGGCGAGCGGCGCGAGATGGTCGAGCGGCTGATCCTCGCCCACACCGACGAGGAGCGGGACACGGCGCTCGCCGGGCTGCTGCCCCTGCAGCGGGACGACTTCGTCGAGCTCTTCGAGGCGATGGACGGGCTGCCCGTCACCGTCCGGCTGCTCGACCCGCCGCTGCACGAGTTCCTGCCCGACATCACCGAGCTGTCGGTGCGCGTCGCGCTCGCCGAGTCCCGCAAGGACCACAACGAGAACGACCTGCGGCTGCTGCAGGCCGTGCACCGGCTCCATGAGCAGAACCCGATGCTGGGCCTGCGCGGCGTACGGCTCGGCCTGGTCATCCCCGGCCTGTTCGCCATGCAGGTACGGGCCATCGCCGAGGCCGCCGCCGAGCGCTCCAACGCCAAGGCCGACCCGCGGGCCGAGATCATGATTCCGCTGGTCGGCACGGTCCAGGAGCTGGAGATCGTCCGCGAGGAGGCCGAGCGGGTCATCGCGGAGGTCGAGCAGGCCCGGGGCGTCGACCTCAAGCTCACCCTCGGCACCATGATCGAGCTGCCGCGCGCCGCGCTGACCGCCGCCCAGATCGCCGAGTCCGCCGACTTCTTCTCCTTCGGCACCAACGATCTGACCCAGACCGTCTGGGGCTTCTCCCGCGACGACGTCGAGGCCAGCTTCTTCACCGCCTACCTGGAGAAGGGCATCTTCGGCGTCAGCCCGTTCGAGACCATCGACAAGGACGGCGTCGGCGCCCTCGTCCGCGACGCCGCCCAAGCCGGCCGCGCCACCCGCCCCGACCTCAAGCTGGGCATCTGCGGTGAGCACGGCGGCGACCCGGAGTCCGTCCACTTCTTCCACGAGGTGGGCCTGGACTACGTCTCCTGCTCCCCGTTCCGCATCCCCGTCGCCCGTCTGGAGGCCGGCCGAGCGGCGGCGAACGGCCGGTAG
- a CDS encoding tetratricopeptide repeat protein, protein MEHDYTLFARGYLVDLLSDAGRADAAEEECRTLIEAWERRDDDSRSNVQDKHFRRGRLLLDLGRVEEAEEELRVSLAMARELHGPTNHETVNARAWLTTALRRQNRLDEAEAEMRAAAEDCAAEAESEVDPALMTALFTLGDILNLQQRHEEAESLWHDLVDRTSAALSPTHWRVRRARRNRIDRLRSLRRYAEAESEADVLVAETFAAVGERHQESFTALRIRALVLDDQGRHDEAQAVYRDLLERQTAVIGGEHPNALTTRHHLAVSMGLAGRHEEALEAHTQVLQDRIRIVGPDAQATLVERYSRAGVLSYLGRVEEAEQEYRLTMEGEARVLGPDDPSALLTLVQLAALLRDQKRYEESESLYRRVVEGRTRSMGAEARNTLAARHSLGNVLNKMGRFAEAETEIRETLTARQRVLGPERANTLWTRHNLGTTLKGLGRLDEAEAEWRAVLEIAERVLGEEHNCTVKTREALAGLRGSEDDQMS, encoded by the coding sequence GTGGAGCACGACTACACGCTCTTCGCCCGCGGCTACCTCGTCGACCTGCTGAGCGACGCCGGGCGGGCGGACGCGGCGGAGGAGGAGTGCCGCACGCTGATCGAGGCGTGGGAGCGGCGGGATGACGACTCCCGGTCGAATGTCCAGGACAAGCACTTCAGGCGCGGGCGTCTGCTGTTGGACCTCGGACGGGTGGAGGAGGCCGAGGAGGAACTCCGGGTCTCGCTGGCCATGGCGCGGGAACTGCACGGGCCCACGAACCACGAGACCGTCAACGCACGTGCCTGGCTGACCACCGCGCTGCGGCGGCAGAACCGGCTCGACGAGGCGGAGGCCGAGATGCGGGCGGCGGCCGAGGACTGCGCCGCAGAAGCGGAGTCGGAGGTGGACCCGGCCCTGATGACGGCGCTCTTCACGCTCGGCGACATCCTCAACCTCCAACAGCGCCACGAAGAGGCGGAGTCGCTGTGGCACGACCTGGTCGACAGGACGTCGGCGGCCCTGAGCCCCACCCACTGGCGGGTGCGTCGGGCGCGCCGCAACCGCATCGACCGTCTGCGCAGCCTGCGGCGGTACGCCGAGGCGGAGTCCGAGGCCGACGTGCTGGTGGCGGAGACGTTCGCCGCCGTCGGGGAGCGGCACCAAGAGTCGTTCACCGCCCTGCGGATACGAGCGCTGGTCCTGGACGATCAGGGGCGGCACGACGAGGCGCAGGCGGTCTACCGCGACCTGCTGGAACGGCAGACCGCCGTGATCGGGGGCGAGCATCCCAACGCCCTCACCACCCGGCACCATCTGGCGGTCAGCATGGGGTTGGCCGGACGGCACGAGGAGGCGCTGGAGGCCCACACCCAGGTGCTCCAGGACCGGATCCGCATCGTGGGACCGGACGCGCAGGCGACGCTGGTGGAGCGCTACAGCCGCGCCGGGGTCCTGTCGTACCTGGGGCGTGTGGAGGAGGCCGAGCAGGAGTACCGCCTGACCATGGAGGGGGAGGCCCGGGTGCTGGGGCCGGACGACCCGAGTGCCCTGCTGACCCTGGTCCAACTGGCCGCTCTGCTGCGTGACCAGAAGCGCTACGAGGAGTCGGAATCCTTGTACCGCCGGGTGGTCGAGGGGCGCACGCGGTCCATGGGAGCCGAGGCCAGGAACACTTTGGCCGCCCGGCACAGCCTGGGCAATGTGCTCAACAAGATGGGCCGGTTCGCGGAGGCCGAGACGGAGATCCGGGAAACGCTCACGGCCCGGCAGCGTGTCCTGGGACCGGAGCGTGCCAACACCCTCTGGACCCGCCACAACCTCGGCACCACGCTCAAGGGCCTCGGCCGCCTCGACGAGGCCGAGGCCGAGTGGCGGGCCGTGCTGGAGATCGCCGAGCGCGTCCTGGGCGAGGAGCACAACTGCACCGTCAAGACCCGCGAGGCCCTGGCCGGGCTGCGGGGATCCGAGGACGATCAGATGTCCTGA
- a CDS encoding AAA family ATPase, translated as MAQDWRLFQGGDTEPHAVETWPTAPPWRRFGEDARRRDEERPLPYLISDEDRDVVNMALHLHRPLLVTGRPGTGKSTLAHAIARELKLGEVLHWPVNSRSTLTEGLYSYDAVGRLREASLKRRADETAESEPDIGDYLRLGPLGTALLPVDTPRVLLVDELDKGDVDLPNDLLTVFEEGEFEIPELARLGEDKAIQVQISGSRKKAGIPGGWVSCRVFPVVVITSNGEREFPPAFLRRCVRLDLKQPDERQLQRIVTMHLGEEIGARAQELIADFVSRRNERELATDQLLNAVRLRSSGVRVDQDVLDKLFRSLNEVDA; from the coding sequence ATGGCACAGGACTGGAGGCTCTTCCAGGGTGGCGACACCGAGCCCCATGCGGTGGAGACCTGGCCCACCGCCCCGCCGTGGCGGCGTTTCGGCGAGGATGCGCGGCGCCGGGACGAGGAGCGGCCGCTGCCGTATCTGATCTCCGACGAGGACCGCGACGTCGTCAATATGGCGCTCCATCTGCACCGCCCGCTGCTGGTCACCGGCCGCCCCGGCACCGGCAAGTCGACCCTGGCCCACGCCATCGCCCGCGAGCTGAAGCTGGGCGAGGTGTTGCACTGGCCGGTCAACAGCCGCTCCACGCTCACCGAGGGCCTCTACTCGTACGACGCCGTGGGCCGGCTGCGCGAAGCCTCCCTCAAGCGGCGCGCCGACGAGACCGCCGAATCCGAACCGGATATCGGCGACTATCTGCGGCTCGGCCCACTCGGCACCGCGCTGCTCCCGGTGGACACGCCACGGGTTCTGCTCGTGGACGAGCTCGACAAGGGCGATGTCGACCTGCCCAATGACCTCCTTACCGTCTTCGAGGAGGGCGAGTTCGAGATTCCGGAGCTGGCCCGCCTGGGGGAGGACAAGGCGATCCAGGTGCAGATCTCCGGGTCCCGGAAGAAGGCCGGGATCCCCGGCGGCTGGGTCAGCTGCCGCGTCTTCCCCGTCGTCGTCATCACCAGCAACGGCGAGCGGGAGTTCCCCCCGGCGTTTCTGCGCCGCTGCGTCCGGCTCGACCTCAAGCAGCCCGATGAGCGGCAGCTCCAGCGGATCGTCACCATGCATCTGGGCGAGGAGATCGGCGCACGGGCCCAGGAGCTGATCGCCGACTTCGTGTCCCGGCGCAACGAGCGGGAGCTGGCCACCGATCAACTCCTCAACGCGGTCCGGCTGCGGTCCTCCGGGGTGCGGGTCGACCAGGACGTCCTCGACAAGCTGTTCCGTTCGCTGAACGAAGTCGACGCGTAA
- a CDS encoding VMAP-C domain-containing protein has product MELVALLGRLDERGRYDVAEEARVLFGLVDLSFHDPALLTDALEELLPKPDQLPQLLRVVERFAAVDDGAVGADLRAWSLRCAERLGLNGQLKERRGEAKEYAESVKAAGLAQDQRIQIRLHPSNGPGQRRAYEVWTRRGEDVNSLAKEDTPASLEEIQRGIDGLLSTHARTRDTLVEFFVAPTDLELAVHRWQLDADGPLERSLGTDYPVVVRCTDLRDNQRHVWKQRWERVHSAGTEDLEWLPAHLDTFKQVHGVLQGQEDAPGVVLTTPLRARSDVFNACLFDGVPVLIWHGEAEAAAARAELTALLGTERLRSLPQHLRKLRSASEADESHHGRHMALLWDDPHRPLPDQLDLSAP; this is encoded by the coding sequence GTGGAGTTGGTCGCGCTGCTGGGGCGGCTGGACGAGCGGGGCCGGTACGACGTCGCCGAGGAGGCCCGCGTGCTGTTCGGCCTCGTCGATCTGTCGTTCCACGACCCGGCCCTGCTCACCGACGCGCTGGAGGAGCTGCTGCCCAAACCGGATCAGCTTCCCCAACTGCTCAGGGTGGTGGAGCGCTTCGCGGCCGTGGATGACGGGGCGGTCGGGGCCGATCTGCGCGCCTGGTCGCTGCGGTGCGCCGAACGGCTGGGGCTGAACGGTCAGTTGAAAGAGCGGCGCGGCGAGGCGAAGGAGTACGCCGAGAGCGTCAAGGCCGCCGGTCTCGCACAGGACCAGCGAATTCAGATCCGGCTCCACCCCTCCAACGGCCCCGGGCAACGGCGTGCGTACGAGGTGTGGACGCGGCGCGGTGAGGACGTCAACTCCCTGGCCAAGGAGGACACCCCCGCCTCCCTGGAGGAGATACAGCGCGGCATCGATGGCCTTCTGAGCACACATGCCCGCACGCGTGACACCCTCGTGGAGTTCTTCGTGGCCCCCACCGACCTCGAACTGGCCGTGCACCGCTGGCAGCTCGACGCCGATGGGCCCCTGGAGCGCTCGCTCGGTACGGACTACCCGGTCGTGGTGCGCTGCACCGACCTTCGGGACAACCAGCGGCACGTCTGGAAGCAGCGGTGGGAGAGGGTCCACTCGGCGGGGACCGAGGATCTGGAGTGGCTGCCCGCCCACCTGGACACCTTCAAGCAGGTCCACGGCGTCCTCCAGGGGCAGGAGGACGCTCCGGGCGTGGTGCTGACCACCCCCTTGCGGGCCCGGTCGGACGTCTTCAACGCCTGCCTGTTCGACGGCGTGCCCGTCCTCATATGGCATGGCGAGGCGGAAGCCGCCGCCGCGCGGGCCGAGTTGACGGCCCTGCTCGGCACCGAACGGCTGCGGTCCCTGCCCCAGCACCTGCGCAAGCTCCGGTCGGCGAGCGAGGCCGACGAAAGCCACCACGGCCGCCATATGGCGCTGCTGTGGGACGATCCGCACCGCCCGCTCCCCGACCAACTCGACCTGTCCGCACCCTGA
- a CDS encoding caspase family protein, with protein MTAVEHDWSRTHAVIVAVEQYRGSDSWTLDGPVNDALGMRAWLTGLGVPPENIRLLASPTEENKAAVKAVDPGHRPADGATIRQVFMEELRSLDGDWLWIYWAGHGVQAPGAAGACCIRRRGTGTCGVSTR; from the coding sequence GTGACAGCGGTGGAGCACGACTGGAGCCGCACCCATGCGGTGATCGTGGCCGTCGAGCAGTACCGGGGCAGCGACAGCTGGACTCTCGACGGCCCGGTGAACGACGCGCTCGGGATGCGCGCGTGGCTCACCGGGCTGGGCGTGCCGCCGGAGAACATCCGCCTGCTGGCCTCGCCCACGGAAGAGAACAAGGCCGCCGTGAAAGCGGTGGACCCCGGCCACCGTCCGGCGGACGGCGCCACCATCCGTCAGGTCTTCATGGAAGAGCTGCGGTCCCTCGACGGGGACTGGTTGTGGATCTACTGGGCAGGACACGGTGTGCAGGCCCCGGGGGCCGCTGGAGCCTGCTGTATCCGGAGACGCGGGACCGGGACATGCGGGGTCTCGACGCGCTGA